The bacterium genome window below encodes:
- a CDS encoding replication-associated recombination protein A: MDLFASKAPAPLAERMRPRNLDEFLGQEQLLGEGKPLRRYLDSGALSSSLILWGPPGTGKTTLARILAGIVEAEFATFSAVTSGVKEVRALVAAARDRLALSGRRTLLFVDEIHRFNKAQQDAFLPHVENGTIVLVGATTENPSFEVNSALLSRSRVFTLKALGEGDILTLLERALADGERGLGAQGIVAEEGALALIAGASNGDARVALNSLEMLAASLTGEPPRLEVAAAAELMRRRSHRYDKAGEEHFNLISALHKSLRDSDPDASLYWAARMLASGEDPLYLMRRLVRFASEDIGNADPRALQLAVAGMQAVHFLGLPEGDTAVAQTVLYLATAPKSNRVYTAIQAAAADVEALPDAPVPLHLRNAPTRLMKELGYGEGYVYAHSDPEGGLRQSHFPAEIGPRHYYEPTGHGHEAKIREFLAWRRRERGEEA, translated from the coding sequence CCGGCCCCACTGGCCGAGCGCATGCGTCCCCGCAACCTGGACGAATTCCTCGGCCAGGAACAGCTGCTCGGCGAGGGTAAGCCGCTGCGCCGCTACCTCGACAGCGGCGCCCTGTCCAGCTCGCTCATCCTCTGGGGTCCCCCCGGCACCGGCAAGACCACCCTCGCCCGCATCCTGGCCGGCATCGTCGAGGCCGAGTTCGCCACCTTCAGCGCGGTGACCAGCGGCGTCAAGGAGGTGCGCGCCCTCGTGGCCGCCGCCCGTGACCGCCTCGCGCTCAGCGGCCGGCGCACCCTGCTCTTCGTCGACGAGATCCACCGCTTCAACAAGGCGCAGCAGGACGCCTTCCTGCCGCACGTGGAGAACGGCACGATCGTCCTCGTCGGCGCCACGACCGAGAACCCCAGCTTCGAGGTGAACAGCGCGCTGCTCAGCCGCAGCCGCGTCTTCACGCTCAAGGCCCTCGGCGAGGGCGACATCCTCACCCTGCTCGAGCGCGCGCTCGCCGACGGCGAGCGCGGTCTGGGCGCCCAGGGGATCGTCGCCGAGGAGGGCGCGCTCGCGCTGATCGCCGGCGCCAGCAACGGCGACGCGCGCGTGGCGCTCAACTCGCTGGAGATGCTGGCGGCGAGCCTGACGGGCGAGCCGCCGCGCCTGGAGGTGGCAGCCGCCGCCGAGCTGATGCGTCGGCGCAGCCACCGCTACGACAAGGCCGGCGAGGAGCACTTCAACCTGATCAGCGCCCTTCACAAGAGCCTGCGCGACTCGGATCCCGACGCCTCGCTCTACTGGGCCGCGCGCATGCTGGCCAGCGGCGAGGATCCGCTCTACCTGATGCGCCGCCTCGTGCGCTTCGCGAGCGAGGACATCGGCAACGCCGACCCGCGCGCGCTGCAGCTCGCGGTGGCCGGCATGCAGGCCGTGCACTTCCTCGGCCTGCCCGAGGGCGACACGGCCGTCGCGCAGACGGTGCTCTACCTCGCGACGGCGCCCAAGAGCAACCGCGTCTACACGGCGATCCAGGCCGCGGCGGCGGACGTGGAGGCCCTGCCGGACGCGCCCGTGCCGCTGCACCTGCGCAACGCGCCGACGCGCCTGATGAAGGAGCTGGGCTACGGCGAGGGCTACGTCTACGCCCACAGCGACCCGGAGGGCGGCCTGCGCCAGTCGCACTTCCCCGCGGAGATCGGGCCCCGGCACTACTACGAGCCCACGGGGCACGGCCACGAGGCGAAGATCCGCGAGTTCCTCGCCTGGCGCCGCCGCGAACGGGGCGAGGAGGCCTGA